The following are from one region of the Streptobacillus felis genome:
- a CDS encoding family 1 glycosylhydrolase: LALHKEGDFLNRENIEHFVNYAEFCFNEFEEIKNWVTFNEIWPVSSGQY; this comes from the coding sequence CTTTAGCATTACATAAAGAAGGAGATTTTTTAAATAGAGAAAATATAGAACATTTTGTAAATTATGCAGAATTTTGTTTTAACGAATTTGAAGAAATTAAAAATTGGGTTACATTTAATGAAATATGGCCAGTATCTAGTGGACAATACTAA